Proteins found in one Pyxidicoccus trucidator genomic segment:
- a CDS encoding methyl-accepting chemotaxis protein, producing MGFSRVSTALVVLGTSSSNSPHRRHRRGGSSSRLAGLGTALLLVLALTSLAHAATPPATVPAIEGWRFRWGDAPLGPDGVPTWAKETGAEEGWRPVAAFQVPPDRGTNTFLWLSIPVPDGKWLEPALFLGTVANAFEAYSGGQLLFSSGKLNPSGREEMDNMAWHVVPLPPTAAGQRVLLRIQGSGPAIGVLRDARVGARHELLSSMTRTGLASFVMGTLLLAIALASAGAAILRRQRRMLVGLTVFAGGSGALLLGMSGLFLSLWDSTLLSGQLTLLGAYGILPGLAWFISDTIGEGRLRWFRIGAAVVSVPATIQCVLVLVDFGAAQQFVTLLTLYSLPGLMVCVGVAAVEAWRGNADARIFVTGLGILMLTLVHVTLPQLGLMEATDSQMHWGFLALTLSLVGIVGRRSALVVRSLTQHTRKLEERRQEVHTLAENMGSGAGELAAVAQQLRTTSEEQTAGISRQATALQQLEQTVEEIRQGSHVTADKAQQLATSAQGAEQVGRDGGAAIERTLSNLETIRAEVSEMASRILALDARTREVSGIVDAVKTLADQSNMLAINAAIEAVRNGDSGKGFAVVAREMRSLADQSIQATTRIRDVLDGLSTSMRDTAKLSEQGEQRVRGSLDAVRTSGAQLQKLASIIGDTSTSVRQITAAVAQQDAGTHQIAQAIQELSGQMQRTLKVVDETRTVTRSVQSLAERMSGVSDQALRSGMLDSNPAPAR from the coding sequence ATGGGTTTCTCCCGCGTGTCGACAGCGCTCGTTGTTCTCGGAACTTCCTCCAGCAACTCTCCACACCGGCGACACAGGCGGGGCGGGAGTTCGTCGCGCCTCGCGGGCCTGGGCACCGCGCTGCTCCTCGTCCTCGCGCTGACGTCCCTGGCGCACGCGGCCACGCCCCCGGCGACGGTGCCCGCAATCGAAGGGTGGCGCTTCCGCTGGGGCGACGCCCCGCTCGGGCCCGACGGCGTCCCCACCTGGGCGAAGGAGACGGGCGCGGAGGAAGGCTGGCGGCCCGTGGCCGCGTTCCAGGTGCCTCCGGACCGCGGCACGAACACGTTCCTGTGGCTGAGCATCCCGGTGCCCGACGGGAAGTGGCTGGAGCCCGCCCTCTTCCTAGGCACTGTCGCCAACGCCTTCGAGGCGTACAGCGGTGGCCAGCTCCTCTTCTCCAGCGGGAAGCTGAACCCGTCCGGCCGCGAGGAGATGGACAACATGGCGTGGCACGTCGTGCCACTGCCGCCCACGGCGGCGGGCCAGCGTGTGCTCCTGCGCATCCAGGGGAGCGGGCCCGCCATCGGCGTGCTGCGTGACGCGCGGGTGGGCGCGCGTCATGAGCTGCTCTCCTCGATGACGCGCACCGGCCTGGCGTCCTTTGTCATGGGGACGCTGCTCCTGGCCATCGCCCTGGCGTCCGCCGGGGCCGCCATCCTTCGGCGCCAGCGGCGGATGTTGGTGGGGCTGACCGTCTTCGCCGGTGGCTCGGGGGCGCTCCTGCTTGGCATGAGCGGCCTGTTCCTGTCGCTCTGGGACTCCACCCTGCTCAGCGGCCAGCTCACGCTGCTGGGCGCGTACGGCATCCTCCCCGGCCTCGCGTGGTTCATCTCCGACACGATTGGCGAGGGGCGGCTGCGCTGGTTCCGCATTGGCGCGGCGGTGGTCTCCGTGCCCGCAACCATCCAGTGCGTGCTCGTGCTCGTGGACTTCGGCGCGGCCCAGCAGTTCGTGACGCTCCTCACGCTCTATTCGCTCCCCGGGTTGATGGTCTGCGTCGGCGTCGCGGCCGTCGAGGCGTGGCGAGGCAATGCCGACGCCCGCATCTTCGTCACCGGCCTGGGCATCCTCATGCTCACCCTCGTCCACGTCACGCTGCCGCAGCTCGGGCTGATGGAGGCGACCGACAGCCAGATGCACTGGGGCTTCCTGGCGCTCACGCTGTCGCTCGTGGGCATTGTCGGACGCCGCTCCGCGCTCGTGGTCCGCTCGCTCACGCAGCACACCCGCAAGCTGGAGGAGCGGCGCCAGGAAGTGCACACCCTGGCCGAGAACATGGGCAGCGGCGCTGGCGAGCTGGCGGCGGTGGCGCAGCAGCTGCGCACCACCAGCGAGGAGCAGACCGCCGGCATCAGCCGCCAGGCGACGGCGCTCCAGCAGTTGGAGCAGACCGTGGAGGAGATCCGCCAGGGCTCCCACGTGACGGCCGACAAGGCCCAGCAGCTCGCCACCTCCGCCCAGGGCGCCGAGCAGGTGGGGCGCGACGGCGGGGCGGCCATCGAGCGGACGCTGTCCAACCTCGAGACCATCCGCGCCGAGGTGTCGGAGATGGCCAGCCGCATCCTCGCGCTCGACGCCCGCACCCGCGAGGTGTCCGGCATCGTGGACGCGGTGAAGACGCTGGCGGACCAGTCCAACATGCTGGCCATCAACGCGGCCATCGAGGCGGTGCGCAACGGCGACAGCGGCAAGGGCTTTGCCGTGGTGGCGCGGGAGATGCGCAGCCTCGCGGACCAGTCCATCCAGGCCACCACGCGCATCCGCGACGTGCTCGACGGCCTGAGCACCAGCATGCGCGACACCGCGAAGCTGAGCGAGCAGGGCGAGCAGCGCGTGCGGGGCAGCCTGGACGCCGTGCGCACCTCCGGCGCGCAGCTCCAGAAGCTGGCCTCCATCATCGGCGACACCAGTACCAGCGTGCGGCAGATCACCGCGGCCGTGGCCCAGCAGGACGCGGGCACCCACCAGATTGCCCAGGCCATCCAGGAGCTGTCCGGGCAGATGCAGCGCACGCTGAAGGTCGTCGACGAGACGCGGACGGTGACGCGCTCCGTGCAGTCGCTGGCCGAGCGCATGTCGGGCGTCTCCGACCAGGCGCTCCGCTCCGGAATGCTGGACTCGAACCCGGCGCCTGCCCGGTAG
- a CDS encoding THUMP domain-containing class I SAM-dependent RNA methyltransferase, with translation MGPAVTSPRSEEQIYVSTLPGLEPALEAEASALGWKPRRVEGGVELEGPAGLHQEANLRLRTASRVLLRVGTFRAGDSDTLAERLGALDLSRVWDGRTPPKLSVSLHRSPVPGPDVVLSAAAYAWGLPSVERAGPLDEEGGGAGLTLLVRVEADAFTVSADTSGEPLHRRGYRQEVSRAPLRETLASGILRLAGYDGTEPLVDPMCGSGTFLVEGAWLSMRRAPGLLRAFAFESFPSFEAAAWARRKAAAEAEALPAPRATLHGFDINAGSLGTARRNARRAGLTLALERRDVRTLTPPPGSPGLVVANPPYGKRVGEAEDLPGLYRALGHTLRQSFAGWRAAVILPDDATLVKALDLPGARSLPVRNGGLRCLLLLAGSATPQAPTRG, from the coding sequence ATGGGCCCCGCCGTGACGAGCCCCCGAAGCGAAGAGCAAATCTACGTATCCACCCTGCCCGGGCTGGAGCCCGCGCTGGAGGCGGAGGCGTCCGCCCTGGGCTGGAAGCCGCGCCGCGTGGAAGGCGGCGTGGAGTTGGAAGGCCCGGCCGGACTCCACCAGGAGGCCAACCTGCGCCTGCGCACCGCCAGCCGGGTGCTGCTGCGCGTGGGCACCTTCCGCGCGGGAGACTCCGACACGCTGGCCGAGCGCCTGGGCGCGCTGGACCTCTCCCGCGTCTGGGACGGGCGCACGCCTCCGAAGCTGTCGGTGAGCCTGCACCGCTCGCCGGTGCCGGGGCCGGACGTGGTGCTCTCCGCCGCCGCGTACGCGTGGGGCCTGCCCTCCGTGGAGCGCGCGGGCCCGCTGGACGAGGAAGGCGGCGGCGCGGGCCTCACGTTGCTGGTGCGCGTGGAGGCAGATGCCTTCACCGTGAGCGCCGACACCAGCGGCGAGCCCCTGCACCGGCGCGGCTACCGGCAGGAGGTGAGCCGCGCGCCCCTTCGCGAGACGCTCGCCTCGGGCATCCTGCGGCTCGCCGGGTATGACGGCACGGAGCCGCTGGTGGACCCGATGTGCGGCTCGGGGACGTTCCTCGTCGAGGGCGCGTGGCTGTCCATGCGCCGCGCGCCGGGCCTGCTGCGCGCCTTCGCCTTCGAGTCCTTCCCTTCCTTCGAGGCCGCGGCCTGGGCGCGGCGCAAGGCAGCCGCGGAGGCGGAGGCGCTCCCTGCTCCCCGCGCGACGCTCCACGGCTTCGACATCAACGCGGGCTCGCTGGGCACGGCGCGGCGCAATGCCCGACGCGCGGGGTTGACGCTCGCGCTGGAGCGGCGGGACGTGCGCACGCTGACACCTCCTCCTGGGAGCCCGGGACTGGTGGTGGCGAACCCGCCCTACGGCAAGCGCGTCGGCGAGGCGGAGGACCTGCCCGGCCTCTACCGCGCGCTGGGCCACACGCTGCGACAGTCCTTCGCCGGCTGGCGCGCGGCGGTCATCCTCCCGGACGACGCGACGCTGGTGAAGGCGCTGGACCTGCCCGGTGCGCGCAGCCTCCCCGTGCGCAATGGCGGGCTGCGATGCCTGCTGCTGCTGGCCGGCTCCGCGACGCCCCAGGCGCCAACGCGAGGATGA